DNA from Chitinophaga pendula:
GGATTTGCGGTAGTGGAGTTATTCACTTCCGAAGGTTGTTCCAGCTGTCCTCCTGCCGATGCGCTGATGGAAAGAATAGAAAAGGAAAACAAGAATAAACAGATATACATCCTTGCTTTTCATGTGGACTACTGGGATCACCAGGGATGGAAAGACCCCTTCAGTAATCCTGCCTATACGGCGCGTCAGCAACGTTATGCAGAATGGTTGCGGCTTGGCTCCCTGTATACGCCCCAGGTGGTGATAAACGGTGCAACCGAGTATGTGGGAAGCGATCAACAGCTGATACTTCGTGCCATCGCAGCCGGTTTATCCAAGCCAGGTATGGGACAGCTGTCATTGAATACTCAGGTACAGGGCAGTAAATTACAGGTCGGCTATCAAGCTCCCGGACAGGATAAAAAAGAAGAGCTGGTGCTGGCAGTAGTTCGCAAAAACGGAGCCAGCGATGTAGAGGCAGGAGAAAATACAGGGAGACACCTGTCGCATGTACAAATCGTTCAGCAGTTGCAGGTAGTTCCTGCCGGCAACCATGAGGTGACTTTTACGCTACCATCCGATTTCAGGCAATACCAGTGGGAAGTGATAGGTTTTCTTCAGCATAAAGGGAATGGCCTCATCACCCGCGCCGCCAGATCCCCACTCTGACAATTCCTCAATAAGTATATAAAAGGCCATTAACATGAACAGATATATCAACAGAAGAATAAAACATTGCGTCCTGCTATTCTTCCTGTTAGTCATCGTAACACCCGCCGTGTCTGCATTTTCCGGGGCAGACACGGTATTCAGGCAGGAACTTACATTTACCGATATTCCGGATACCACTGTTATTGCAGACACCATTACCAGTCAACAGCCCCTATTGTCCGCTGCCCCTGCTACCACTCAACCAGCCAGCGTAACTCCGGAAACAGTACCTACCTTAAGCCTGGTTACCATTTTCATATCCGGATTTATCGGCGGGCTGGCAGCGTTGCTACTACCCTGTATATTTCCGATGTTGCCACTGACCGTCGGCTTTTTCACCAAACGGCACCAGGACAGGAAAAAAGGCATCCGGGATGCGGTGATATACGGATTGTCGATCATACTGATCTATGTAGGATTAGGTATGCTGATCACCGTTCTTTTTGGTGCCGATGCATTGAATACCCTCTCTACAAACGGCGTATTTAATTTCCTGTTCTTCCTGTTGCTGGTTGTATTTGCAGCCTCCTTCTTCGGGGCATTTGAGATAGAGCTGCCTTATAAGTGGGTGAATAAAGCAGAAAGTAACACTAGTAGAAAAGGCTTTACAGGCATATTCTTTATGGCGGCTGCTTTGTCCCTGGTATCCTTCAGTTGTACGGGACCTATCATAGGTACATTATTAGTTCAGGCTGCCACTTCTGGAGCCAGGTCAGGTCCTGCTGCAGGCATGTTAGGATTTTCTATCGCCCTGGCGTTTCCGTTTGTATTATTCGCGCTATTCCCATCCTGGTTAAAAAGCCTGCCTAAATCCGGCGGCTGGCTTAACAGTGTCAAAGTATGCCTTGGTTTTGTGGAACTGGGATTTTCTCTTAAGTTCCTGAGTAACGTCGATCTGACCTATCACTGGCATTTATTTGACCGCGAAGTATTCCTGGTACTTTGGATCGTACTGGCCGCACTACTGGGGTTGTACCTGTTGGGCAAACTACGGTTCACCCATGACAGTCCGGTAGACCATGTCTCCGTACCCAGGTTATTCCTGGCTATCCTTGTGTTTTCTTTCTCATTATTTATGGTTCCGGGCTTATGGGGCGCTCCTTTGAAATCGATCTCCGCCTTCCTGCCACCACAGGCCAGCCAGGATTTCGATCTCTATACACCTACCCTGCGGACTGCCAGCAAGAGTACTACCAGCCTGCCAGCTGACGTGACTACCAGGAGATATGAAAATCTCTTTGATAGCCCCTTGGGATTACGGCCATTCTTTGACTATGAAGAAGGGGTAGCCTATGCCCGGAAAGTGCATAAACCTGTCATCATCGACTTCACCGGTCATGCCTGTGTAAACTGCCGTAAGATGGAGGCAGCCGTATGGCCGGACCCTAACGTGTTAGGGTTACTCAGCAACGATTATGTATTGATCCAACTATATGTAGACGACAAGACAATGTTGCCGGTGGAGGAGCAATATATCAGCCCATTCAGCAACCGGAAGATCACCACTATCGGAGCGCTCAACAGCGACATACAAGCCTCCCGGTTCAATACCAACGCACAACCGTTTTATGTATTGCTGCATCCGGATACAGAGCAACCGTTAGTCTCGCCACAAGGTGCAGATTACCATCCGACCTCCTACGCCGGGTATCTGAGTACAGGACTACAGGCATTCAAAAAATTAAAATAGTCAGAAGTAACCGTTATGAAAAGAAAGTATCACTTATTAATTATAGGACTGTTATTGTTTTCTTCCCATTTATTTGCACAACAACAGATCACGAACGGTCGCTGGCATGCGCTCCTGCATCGGAAGGATGGCCACCAGATCCCTTTTGAGGCAGATATACGAAAGGATCACGCCGGCAAGATAATCCTGGACATTCTGAACAGGGAGGAACGTATCAGTACCTATGTACAACGTACCGGAGACTCGCTGACTATCCGCATGCCCGTGTTTGAGTCCTGGTTTAAACTGAAGATCGTCAGTACCGATAGCATCGAAGGGGTATGGGTAAGCCACGGAGATAGCAATTATACCGTTCTTCCTGTCACTATTAAATACGGAAGCAGGCGTTTTCCTGCTGCGGCTACCGCCTCCACCCTGCCGATCACCGGCAAATGGCGTATTGAATTCACCCGGCAGAATCAGACCAAACGACCAGCCATTGGAGCGTTCAAACAGCGAGGTGACCGGCTCAGCGGATCTGTCTTAACACCTTCGGGCGACTATCGTTATCTGGACGGCGTAGTATCGGGAGATTCCCTGTTGCTATCTACCTTCGACGGTGCGCATGCATTTTTACTGACAGCCGCTATCTACCAGGATCGCCTCCAGGGTACCTTCTATGCGGGAGCTACCGCCAAAGAAACATGGTCCGCTGTAAGAGATGAACAGGCGACGTTACCACGCGTAAAGACCACGATAAAAGAAGGAGATCAGCTACTCCTTAACTTTCATTTCAGGGATATAGATGGGCAGCCATTGTCGTTACAGGACGAGCGATACAAAAATAAAGTCATTGTCTTGCAGCTAATGGGGTCCTGGTGTCCTAACTGTATGGATGAGACGGCATTCCTGAGTAAATACTACCGTCAGCATAAGGAGCAGGGGCTGGAGATCATCGCCCTGGGATATGAGCTTAGCACCGATAGCGTAAGGTCTGTAGCAAGTCTGCAGCAGTTCAGGAAGCAATTCCAGGTAGCTTATGCGATGGTGAATACCGGTGTTACCGCCAGCGATCCGCTACGTACGGCAAAAACATTTCCTCAGCTCTCAGAGATCAAGGTTTTTCCAACCACTATTATACTGGACCGTAATGGTATCGTACAAGATGTCAGTGCCGGTTTTTGGGGTCCCGGAGCTCCCGCTTATCACCAGCAATATATCTCTCATTTTGAGGAGACGATCCAACGTTTATTATCGCCACGGTAATCCTATTTGATAAAATAACTAAAGGCGTTTCACCGGAGCGGGTACTATACCCATCTCCGGTGAAGTTGTGCCAACAATTGTGCAATCAGTTACTGCAGGGATTGCCTATTACCCAGTTGCGGTTATTGGCATCCAGACAGCCACAAACAGCTCTGCTCGTGCACGTTCCGGAGAAGAAGTAGCCGGAAAAAGGATCAAAACCGGAGCAAGGGGTATTCACCCTGCAGGTTGCGGCACGATTTCCTGCCTGGCTACCGCCACCGGCAATACTTTTCATTTCTTCTCTGGAAAGGCAATAAGCGGATAACATACTTGTTTTCATGATATTGGATTATAAGGGTTAAGATGCTGATAGTACGGTGAATGAGACGATAACTCCAATCATTGACAAAGCGAAAATGACACAATTGTTTGCGGTAAACAATACTCAATTTGGAGTAGGCGGCATTCCGAAAAAACAAACAGATAATAGTTACATTTGGGAGGAACCTGTCCCACTAAATGGTCCCCATCGCTATGAAATGTTTGTTGCTTCTCATCATATGCCTGATGCCCCTCGTTCGCTTACAGGGTCAAACCCCGCTACTTGACAGCCTGAAAAAAAATGTAGTAACTGCGGCATCTGAAACCGCACAATTATCTTCTCTCGTAGCGATATGTGAGCAATACGAGAACATGCCCCGTGATAGCATCAGGCAATATTTACGCTTGCTATCCATTCATGCAGCTCACCAACCACTGCTGAGGTATAAAATAGCTGCAGCTATCTGTACTGCGCATGCACTATTCAGATGGGATGAGGTAGACAGCTGCGAAGCTATTATTAAAAAGATACGTCCACTGTTAACTGTAAAGGATAGTAATACCCGTGCAGCTTATTTCCAGTTATCAGCGCTCAATGCAGGTTGCTCATTGGTACGTGCTGACTACCGGTCGGCTATGGCACAGCTTATTACCATCCTAAAAGAGGCTACTATATATCATGACTCTTTAGCCTTGGCCATCAACCTGAATACGTTGGGAGTGATGGCTTATAATCGCGACAGGCTACCTGATGCCATCGACAGATCTCTTCAAGGACTGGCATTCTGCCATGAAGCTCCCAAATACGATAAGATAAAAGCAGCTTTATACACTAACTTGGCAAACAACTATGCCTGGATCGGCGGGGATAAAAATGATTCTGCCCAATACTATCTCGACAAGGCTATTATCCTCAGTAAAAAAACACAACACTTATCCTTTCTAGCCAATGCCTATGCGGTGCAGGCCAATCTTTACAAATGGACAGGCCAGCCAGCAAAAGCAGTTCAATATATGCAGCTGACGCTCTCCATCCGGAAAAAAACCGAAGGAGTATTGTCCGGCTTCTCCAACCTGCAGCTGGCATTGGGCAACCTGTATCTGAATGAAAAAATGTACTTAAAAGCGCTGGATGTTTTCAAGGCGCCGGTCGACAGTATGCTCGGTTTGATACGACGTGGAGATATTACTAACAGCAAGATCAACTATGAACTGCTGCAATATTTTTATGAGGGAATGGCCCGTAGTTATAAAGCGCTTAACGATCCGGCTCGATACGCAGCATCGCTTGCCACATTAGTGTCTGTTAAAGATAGTCTTTACAAACATAATAGTGCGAAAGCCATTGCTGAATTGGAGACACAATACCAGTTGCAACAAAAAGAAAACATTATCCGCCAGCAACACTGGGTTATTGTACAACGAAACTACGTACTGACCGGAGTGTTGCTGGTGGTGTTTTTGGGTGCATTTATCGTTTACCTGCTCTTCAGAGATAGCAGGCGCCGGCAAAAATATCGCCTACAGCAAATACAGGAGCAGGAACAACGGCAGGCCGCTGTAGCCGTCTTGGATGCTGCAGAAAAAGAGCGAAAAAGGATAGCTACCGATCTGCATGATAACCTGGGTGTATATGCAGCTTCCATTGCATCCAATGTCAGCCAGCTTTCACAACATGTTCCTTTTGCGCATGAGCACCTCCTTCAGCAACTTAAAAACAACTCCCATAATATGATACTGGAGCTAAACGACACGATATGGATATTAAAAAAAGAAAGACTTCGGTTAACCGCTATCAGCGACCGTATAAAGACGTTCCTGTTACGCCTTTCAACAAGCCATCCACATATAGACATGGAGGTGCAGGAAGATATAATGACTGACGTAGAGCTACCGGCCGCACACGCTTTCCACCTGTTCCAGATCGTTAAAGAAGCTATTACCAATACTATCAAACATAGCGGGGCAGATCAGCTGGTGATCGTCATAAGATCTGAAAACGACTGGGAAATGATTATTACAGATAATGGCTGCGGCTCTCTACTTACAGATAACTTGCAAACTGACGGCAATGGATTACGGCATATCCGGTCCCGTGCCAGTATATGTGGCTGGTATATACACTGGCAAAACACTAAGGGCACGAGGATACACATCTCGCCTACCCCAAACTGTGTATTTTTTGTTACTGAGTAACTCCTCACCTTTCCATATGCGTCATTCAAACGAACATCTTATCATAGCTTTTGCAGATGACAACGCTATCTGCATATCTACTTTCCTGCAAAAAGTACGTGAAATCAAAGGATGTAGCGTATTATTTACAGCGAACAGTGGGGCACAATGCCTGGAGGAATTAAAGGGATGCCCATTACAACAGTTGCCGGACATCATCTTTGTAGACCTGGAAATGCCACAACTCAGCGGAATACAGGTTATTGCCATTGCGCGCACCCTCTATCCCTCTATCCAGTTCATCGTACTCACCGTCTTTGAGGATGATGATAAGGTATTTGATGCTATCAAAGCGGGGGCAGTGGGATATCTGCTAAAACATGAGTCCGCGGCAGCGATCGCGGCTGCCATGAAGCAGGTAATGGAAGGAGGAGCTCCAATGAGCCCCGGTATTGCCCGGAAAGCGTTACAGTTACTTTCCAGGTCAACGATCGATACAGTTGAAAGTACTAACAGCGCAGGCATACCGGCCATCATCACCGCCAGGGAAAGAGAGGTATTACAACACCTGATCAAAGGTTGGGATGCCAAACGCATTGGAGTGGCCTTGGGGATCAGCACACTGACAGCCCGTAAACATATTAACAATATTTATAGCAAACTTCATATACGATCCAAAGCAGAAGTTATTAGCCTTGTACATCAACACAAATGGATATAACTGTTACGGTATTACATACAACAAGCCACCCCTGAAGAGTAGCTTGTTGTATGTAAATATCTGATCGTTGTTTTTACCTGTTACAATCAGCCGACCATGTTCTACCATCGCGGGTAAAACTAATAACCAGTTTATCTTTATTGATAGTAATCAATCCAGTTCCGGAAGAACCAATACTAACCATGGTATTGTCATCTTTCCGCTCGAATTGTACGTCAGTTAAAGCAGGAATGTTGTCAGAGAATTTAAAGTCATATCTTGTATCCACTTTCGTAACGAAGATACTTCCATTGTCCTGTTTAACGTTCTTTTCAGCATCAGTATATCCTATCTTTCCTCTAAAAGTCCCCGCGAAAATATCTGTATTAGCAGGATCAGTGTTTTTACTACAAGCGGCAAATAGAAAAACAGTAAGTAGCAGTAGGCTTAATGCTCTGAACATTGATTTCATAAAACTGGTTTTTGATTAACAAATAGTAATTACCCGTGAGACAAACAGCATACCAGAATTTTTTGATTCCGTTAACAGACACGTATATACTACACCATTGCGATATAGGTTGGCGC
Protein-coding regions in this window:
- a CDS encoding DUF1223 domain-containing protein, producing MNTKPVLLLFAALIIVLTATAAYIDMKRTPAIGGKQLADSTQGFAVVELFTSEGCSSCPPADALMERIEKENKNKQIYILAFHVDYWDHQGWKDPFSNPAYTARQQRYAEWLRLGSLYTPQVVINGATEYVGSDQQLILRAIAAGLSKPGMGQLSLNTQVQGSKLQVGYQAPGQDKKEELVLAVVRKNGASDVEAGENTGRHLSHVQIVQQLQVVPAGNHEVTFTLPSDFRQYQWEVIGFLQHKGNGLITRAARSPL
- a CDS encoding protein-disulfide reductase DsbD family protein, which produces MNRYINRRIKHCVLLFFLLVIVTPAVSAFSGADTVFRQELTFTDIPDTTVIADTITSQQPLLSAAPATTQPASVTPETVPTLSLVTIFISGFIGGLAALLLPCIFPMLPLTVGFFTKRHQDRKKGIRDAVIYGLSIILIYVGLGMLITVLFGADALNTLSTNGVFNFLFFLLLVVFAASFFGAFEIELPYKWVNKAESNTSRKGFTGIFFMAAALSLVSFSCTGPIIGTLLVQAATSGARSGPAAGMLGFSIALAFPFVLFALFPSWLKSLPKSGGWLNSVKVCLGFVELGFSLKFLSNVDLTYHWHLFDREVFLVLWIVLAALLGLYLLGKLRFTHDSPVDHVSVPRLFLAILVFSFSLFMVPGLWGAPLKSISAFLPPQASQDFDLYTPTLRTASKSTTSLPADVTTRRYENLFDSPLGLRPFFDYEEGVAYARKVHKPVIIDFTGHACVNCRKMEAAVWPDPNVLGLLSNDYVLIQLYVDDKTMLPVEEQYISPFSNRKITTIGALNSDIQASRFNTNAQPFYVLLHPDTEQPLVSPQGADYHPTSYAGYLSTGLQAFKKLK
- a CDS encoding peroxiredoxin family protein, producing the protein MKRKYHLLIIGLLLFSSHLFAQQQITNGRWHALLHRKDGHQIPFEADIRKDHAGKIILDILNREERISTYVQRTGDSLTIRMPVFESWFKLKIVSTDSIEGVWVSHGDSNYTVLPVTIKYGSRRFPAAATASTLPITGKWRIEFTRQNQTKRPAIGAFKQRGDRLSGSVLTPSGDYRYLDGVVSGDSLLLSTFDGAHAFLLTAAIYQDRLQGTFYAGATAKETWSAVRDEQATLPRVKTTIKEGDQLLLNFHFRDIDGQPLSLQDERYKNKVIVLQLMGSWCPNCMDETAFLSKYYRQHKEQGLEIIALGYELSTDSVRSVASLQQFRKQFQVAYAMVNTGVTASDPLRTAKTFPQLSEIKVFPTTIILDRNGIVQDVSAGFWGPGAPAYHQQYISHFEETIQRLLSPR
- a CDS encoding sensor histidine kinase, whose product is MKCLLLLIICLMPLVRLQGQTPLLDSLKKNVVTAASETAQLSSLVAICEQYENMPRDSIRQYLRLLSIHAAHQPLLRYKIAAAICTAHALFRWDEVDSCEAIIKKIRPLLTVKDSNTRAAYFQLSALNAGCSLVRADYRSAMAQLITILKEATIYHDSLALAINLNTLGVMAYNRDRLPDAIDRSLQGLAFCHEAPKYDKIKAALYTNLANNYAWIGGDKNDSAQYYLDKAIILSKKTQHLSFLANAYAVQANLYKWTGQPAKAVQYMQLTLSIRKKTEGVLSGFSNLQLALGNLYLNEKMYLKALDVFKAPVDSMLGLIRRGDITNSKINYELLQYFYEGMARSYKALNDPARYAASLATLVSVKDSLYKHNSAKAIAELETQYQLQQKENIIRQQHWVIVQRNYVLTGVLLVVFLGAFIVYLLFRDSRRRQKYRLQQIQEQEQRQAAVAVLDAAEKERKRIATDLHDNLGVYAASIASNVSQLSQHVPFAHEHLLQQLKNNSHNMILELNDTIWILKKERLRLTAISDRIKTFLLRLSTSHPHIDMEVQEDIMTDVELPAAHAFHLFQIVKEAITNTIKHSGADQLVIVIRSENDWEMIITDNGCGSLLTDNLQTDGNGLRHIRSRASICGWYIHWQNTKGTRIHISPTPNCVFFVTE
- a CDS encoding response regulator; its protein translation is MRHSNEHLIIAFADDNAICISTFLQKVREIKGCSVLFTANSGAQCLEELKGCPLQQLPDIIFVDLEMPQLSGIQVIAIARTLYPSIQFIVLTVFEDDDKVFDAIKAGAVGYLLKHESAAAIAAAMKQVMEGGAPMSPGIARKALQLLSRSTIDTVESTNSAGIPAIITAREREVLQHLIKGWDAKRIGVALGISTLTARKHINNIYSKLHIRSKAEVISLVHQHKWI